The genomic DNA GCATATAAACAGGCCCCCTTGTCTTTTGAAGTCTCCTTCTCCCTTCGAGCACCAAGAccatgacaaacaataaaaaacagagaAGGAGGGTGAGCAGCTTATTCTAAATTATAAACCACCTCAATGTAAAATGTTACTGTCCACTAGTTTAGAAATGGTAGATTCCACCTGTCAGTGTACAAacttgtcctcctcctttcagACTTCCcgacaacaaataaaaataaacacaaacgcacaacaTGTCACGACATGTAAATAGATCCTCTCCTAACTGGATCCCCATCAAAGAGGGATTCTGTTGCATCTTAGTCTAATAGCTGGCTTGGTTTGGGTGGGTTATGGGGCTGAAGCACAATTGTAGACATATGGGGGTAACTGACAGGTTTGTTCAGCAGGGAGATCACGATGTAAAACCACTGTGATGCTATCTACAGCCGACAGCGAGACAGCAAGGGAGGTTAGTGTATTCCATCAGTCTCACCCACGCCAACCTGGGGTTGTGTGCTCTCAGGCAAAGTACATGGTGCGCAGCGTGTCCTGATGGATCTGAACCGCCTTGGCCAAGGCCTGGTGGTCACGCCCGTTGCTCTGGCCTGAGGTATGACTTCCTTCGGCACtgacattgcaaaaaaaaaagagagaagaagaaaataatattaaaaaggtTAATTGTGTGGTGGTTTCATAACCAGTGTGTGAGGTTTGATTTCGCTGAACACATTAAAACTCAAAGTTGTTCAAAGAAATTGGCAAATTCAGCGAATGTCTTGGAATACTAACCTGTCATGCTCTTTGTCCACTAAGTGATAGCGAGCCCGGAAAGCCACCAAGTGGGCGTAGTAGGCTGGGGCTGGGATGGAAACTGACCGGGTGCAGCGCACATACGTGTGGCAAAGCTGGTAGGTGAGAACCTGCAGTTCATCTGAAGTGAAGTGGTTGTCGTCCCAGAGCACGTGGTAGTGAGATGGCCTGCTCGTGCCCTGCAAGGAGGAACAATGAACGACAGGCCGTCAACAATCTTCTGTTGTTGGTTAATTTAGCCGATGAACCATTTGGTTTTTTATGTAGAGCAAAGATTTCTACATTTCTATTCCTCTTTCTGAAATACGACTCAGGTACGAGGTCTGTTTATCTCGGCCGTACAAATGATCCTAGTCAAATTCTTACCTGAATGCCAGCGTGACTGCAAAGGTAGAAGTCAAACTCTGATGGGTGAGTGATTTTCGTATCCACTGTGGTGCCTGCAGGGATGTTGCCACTCTTGCCAACCTGCAGAAACACCCACAAAAACATGTTAATGCCATTACCAAGTACAGGCTTAAATGCTAGAGGCAAATAATTACTTGACATTAAATATTATCTCCAAACATGAGACAATGCTTGAAGGAGCACACAAAAAGATGTAGCAGTTGGCTTGGTGCATGATATGCAGTTCTTCTACTGGTGTCTCAGTATTGGAAAGTGACCACATTTAAGCATGGGTAGCCTCTCATTTTAGAATTAAATtggcaataaaacaaacaatatacaaGCCATATCAATAATGCAATACTGACCCTTTCATTTCTGTCCATACAGAACAGTCGGGTGTGGTGTCTCTTTTGCACGACAACAAAGGTTATACCGGGCTGGTAGTCCTTCTCTAGTTTGATGCACGCCTCACGTATTGCCAGCAGTTCGTGCTGAAGGACCTGCTTGTATTCAAGAGGTGAATGAAAACGATTAGGAAACGAGATCACCCCAAAATAATTTGTCAACACTTTCTGCGATTTCATATTCTGCGCCGTCCAAGATGTGCACGTCACCTGGTTAAATTGGCCTTCAGAGATGCCATCGCGGTAGTAGATGATCCTCGTGGGCTTGAAGCGGGTGGACTTGTAGAACTGAATGAGAAGCTCCCTCACCATGGTTGCCAAGTCCTGGATGATGTCCTGACGGTGCTGCTGCACCCGGACTGTGGCGCAGTATCGACTAGGATGGGCGTCCATACTACCAACAACCTGACGTGGAGAAGCACATAGCCGTATCACCGAATGGGAGGGATTACTCACAATGACAATTATGCAAGGGAAAATGTTCAAGAACATTCTGCgctgtctgggtagagcatgcagggaAACTGCggaaagctgtttttttatttccagtcaTCAATGCCATATTCTCACATTGGCTGAAGTGGGAACCCTTATATTACACtgcatttaattattatttttttgttcattctgtGTTGTGTGCCATAATGTTACTTACAGCAGCGATGGAAGGCTTTTTCCCGTCTCCTGCAGGCGGATGAGTCACATCCGCCCCGAGGAAGATCACTGGCTGCTGGAACACCAACGGCCtggaacaaagacaaagtgcaCAGAGAGGGGgtgcaatgagaaaaaaaaattgttgttgctTATAAGACTTTGGgcttcgtcttcatcttcttacTCACAGAATTTCAATTAAAGTGTAGTCGTGTTTCCACTTACCTGCCCTGTGGGAGGAGGATGTTATTGACGCCACCCAGCTTGACGTTGATCTTCAGACAGAGGTTGGAGAGAGTCTGAGGTGTTGTCTTTTGAACATtcttcacctgcacacactgcGTGGCCATGCCGAGTACAGTGTCCCCGACACGTTTCACTTCagctacaaaaacacaatagcacaaaaaaaagatagatatcAATAAATAAACTAGATCACGAGCACACAGCAACACTGATCAATCACAGCCAGCGGGGACTGGAAGCATGGTTTCCTTGACCACACTGGTGACTTGACAGTGGTTTACTTTGGCTgctatgtacagtacatatggAACGGGATTAGTGCCGGTGAAATGACAGGGTGAGTTGGGAGAACAGATGGGGCGGATCACAGAGAGAATGTGGCTTTATTTGGTCCTTGTTTCCTTGTAGTTATCGACTAAAGCAGAAATAGAAGCAGTAAAACTTGCTCAGCAGGCACTGTAGCAGAAGACAAGCTTCACCAGAGCACCTGTCAGGGCTTTGAATCTAAGGCGCACTAATCACATAAATCTTCACTGACCTGGTTTGTTTTAAGTTATATCTCGGAACAGAAAAAACTAAGAGTTGTGTCAATAAGCATAACATTtctgattaaataaatgaatatgttaTAGCAAGTCCATTCCCATTTACCTGCCACATTTGCATAATTGCTCAGTCaaatgttattatatatttcgGCTTTAAATCAAACACGAATTTAATGCTTGTGATAAAACAGTTATCTTATTATAAGCACCTCTAACTGATGGAAATGTTAATCTGTTGAATGAGCTGGTTGTTTAAACTGGATCTAGTATTTTGAGTGCGAGTAAATGTTATCAGTATTATTTTGGGCTATAAATTAACAGTATGGACGTCCTGGATGTCTCTTATCTGTGGAATTAAGCACAAACAGTAGGAGCCGATCCCTCACCGTAGACGGGCGTCTTCCCCGGCAGGATGACCACCACCAGCTGAAGGCCCTGGTAGGTGTACTTGAGGTGCCTGAACATGGGCTCAACGCTGTCCGCCCCCTGGGCGTACTTACAGAAGCAGGGCTGACCCTGGATGGGCATACCCGCATCCCTGGAGATCTTGCGCAGCTGATCTGTGAACGCTCTGAGACAGACGAGGAACTTTCTTTTATTCAGTCAGGCAGTTCAGTTTATACGGGGCTCGTGTTACAACTGAGAATCGAGCTCCGactgaaaagaaatcaaagtgaTGGGCAGACATCACAGAAAAATCCAGAGCGGGTCAAGGACTCGAGAACCTTATGTTTATCCTGCACTGCAGTAAATCTGAAGTGAAAATCTGAGACCTAAATCAAATTGAGTCTGTCAGTCTCTATTTGCACTATATTTGGCATGTAACACGACGAAGCTTGAAACATAGTCTATATACAGTCAAGTACATAAATGCAACCAACAAAGCCTGGCTTTATGAATCATAAATGCATGGCACAGCTGTGCATACTTATGATGCACGTTTAAACCCCTTCTCGAGCTACTACTGTGAAGCGAAAGAGAGTAAACTAGACtgtcaacatatatatataaaaaacaaaaaacagacgcACCAATCAAATAGGAAGCTATCATGCTGTTTCTGCACTTTTGGCTGCAACATCTGAATCTCGATCTCTGCAGCAAGTTTTAATTTCAGTTGACACCTACCAAATTTAATAAGCTAAATGCATCCATCTGTTTGTTCACTTTTGTGCTCACAACTCTTCACCACCAGCCCTTAATTACTTTTGCAGTATGCTGGAAAAGATGCACTTTATGTTTGTCACTTACTTGAGCAGGAGTTCAGTACATTGTCTCTGTGGCGCGAAGCAGGCGATGGCCCACACTTTGATCTCGATGCCAGTGTGGAACTGCTTGTTCCTCATGTCCCAAACTCCCTGGATCGGTGTGGCTATTGCTTTGTTCTGCAAAATGTCATGGCACAAGCCTCATTAGTGCTAGTCACCGTGCACAGGAGtgagttattaataacaataactcaACTTAATaccaatgaatgaaatgtgttgcAGCTACATGCATGAACATACCCTGCCTCCATACAGAATCGAAGGGGCCTGCAGGACGCGGCCGTTCACTTCTGTCATCTCGTCTCGCACCATTACTCCAAACTCACGAACGTAAGGGTCAGTGTTGAAGTTGGCACTTCTcatctgaaaaatgaatgaatacataaaccaaagaaaacagcagttgaATTAAATGTGACTCTCTAAACCTGTCACTTAATCTGAATGCCAGGAAACGGAACCGAATTAACGTTTCAGTTAGGATCTTTAaaattttcttcaaatgtattcattgaATCAGGCAAAGGTATAGgtatattaatatcattaatcCTCATCCAAATTGTGCCTTATTTTCTCAACATGTTGCTGTGGCAGCATGTGTGAATCTCCATATAGTATATACAATACAGTattgctgctttcacacatgcactgaagtctgaacATATTTATGAACTTCTCCAGAGTTGCTGTACGGGAGAGGGACATTGTCCGGAactttttcctgtctcctgcatgTTCTACCCAGACGTCAcgtgtttctgctgttgtgaacgcgtctgactcagacattCTCCTGCTTCATAAGGGTGACTCGCAAACTCGGGAAGGTGTCCCGACGCAATTTTCCAGACaattttcatgtctgaaaacagctcatgaTTGAGAACTATGGTAGGTCAGGCAGGTACCAGCCAATCATGAACTTCTAATGCAGTAGCCAAACAGCATTCAGGAAACATTTATCTCACCAGTTTACTAATCTCGTCTTGACGGTCTGGTGCAGATCGGGCTGTGGCACGGATCATAGTGGACGTTTGATTGTCGGTCAGTTTTTTTATGCAGCGCTGTCCCGCCACTATGTTACACAcctggagaggaaaacacaaaacacaacatgtttggaagaaaatcaaacatgaatCCTGTGACTCTTCTAAAAGCAAATACCGTAAGCACAAGACGTTGGTGATGGTTACCTCTAGAGGCAGGTAGGTGTGCTTCTGCTCCTGTCCCACCTGTAGACATGGGAGGTGGGGGTATCGCAAGATGAGCTTGTACTTGTCTTTGAAGTACTGTGCGACTGTGCATTCAATAGTTTGGCCGTTCTCCTGCTGCAAGGGGAACCTaagggaataaataaatgaaacactcAGTAAATCTGTTCAACATGTTCTCTCTGCAGACTTTTCACAGTGAGAGTATACTCAAATTTGGGCCAAAACAtcttttcttaaatatttatCATCCCATCCTTAACCAGcatgcattaaaaaatattatttctagAGTGCAAATAAAGGTTTCGTTCATCTAACATTCAATGTTTTACTTGAGTGCTTCAACAACAGAACGTCCAACATTCTATTAACGTAATCACACAAGCTGGAGGAGCATTCTTACGTTTGGTGGCTGGCTGGTCTTCTGGTCACATTGCACACTCTGtacttcctcttcatctgcccACAGTGAGTGATCTCCACCTTCAGACCTGGAAAGAGGAATCACAAAGAATTAATACAATATATCTAACCGTAATTGAATTGAAGTTATAGAATCCTGATTTTAGCtaagcagagctgcagcatgGAAAAGGCTTAAAAGTGACATGTCGTCTTAATAAGCACGTTTAAATCCCTATTTCATATTTGTTCTGTGGtctgacaacagacacagaagaacATGAAAATAAGAACAGCCTCATTGGAGATTCAGCTGCAACTCCATATATTTGAGCACAGAGAGTAGGAGAGAAGCAAAGAGATAAAGGATTTAAAGTGGATGACACTGGATGACATCTGTAATGACATCTGCTTTTCATTTACAGTAGTTGTTTACAGCAATTCCACAACAGGTTAACTAGTTCtcatttttgtactttgatCATACACATCCCAGTCATATACTGGTCTTGTTTCACCAAGCAAAACAGTCTGTCAAACAGAGTCATTACCAAATGAGCTGCTGAACTTTATTTACCTTTGATTTCCTTTGTGAATTTCACTCGCTGAGAGTCTGTTAAGGGCTTCTGTTGTTCTTCAATGCTTTTGAAATCCAAGACCTCACACATGAACTCAATTACAGGCTGGGCTTTGTAGAATGCAGTGGCggatactgaaaaaaaaaaagcatacaaaGATGAGATTCATAGAAACATCACTTCACATTACTCCAATCTTTGGAAAAGGAATGCGGAAATGACCATCAATGTTGAGCATCATTTTCCAGAGGGAAGGCCTGACAGACTGGTGGAAGCCAAACCACACCTCTCGGCCACCACCGAGGGGGTTCGAACATCCCTCAGAGGGAGTGAAGAAAGAACGACCCACTGGGGTATACCTTTAAGAGACAAACATGAAGCCTGATTAACAGAAGCTATTCAACAAACAACGTCAAAGCAAAGACACTTaatgaagaaacagaaaaaggcatATGATCTGTGAACTGTGTGATGTTGTACTAACGACCAATCTCTGCCTAAAGTTAGGTAATCATTGTGGtcagaaaatgcaaaaaacaccaacataaTAATTGGGTGGACAAAAtaggacacacaaacaataaccTATGAAAAGAATGTTCAAAAGATGTTCAACAATCAAAGACCAACCTCATAGAGGGCAAATGTCTCATGACCACATCCAAGGCTTGAATGGTCTCAAAGGGGACGCTGGGCAGCCGTCCTGACAGTGCCTCGTGCAGAGCTTGCAGACTTACGCAGGACACCCACTTGATGGCTACTTTGAAGCTGCGGTCCTTGCCTTCACCGGGAATGGTCACCTCGAGCTCCAcctgtgtgaaaaataaaaaaagacaacattttaattcattcttTATTCCCCCACAAATGGAGATTTCGTTGCTGTTTGCCATGTAAAATACATACTTTGTCTCTGCCTATGGGTAAGGGCATGGCAGTGTAGAGATTCTTCCTCCCGTCATACACTGGCTTTCGATCACCAAAGATCTGTGTTTTAAAGTGCTGGACCATGTGCTCCACTATTTCActggggacaaaacaaaacaaataaattcgCACGATGCCCCGAACATTCCAACACTCATCTACCACATGCCAGGGGCTGCTGATCAACTACACATGTCTGCATACCGATTGACCCTCCTCGGGCATTTCTCAGGCTTGATGTCTATGTCATAATGGTAGACCTCCAGTTTGGGAATTTCCATCTCGAAGAAGTTTGCCTGGAGCTTGATTGTCCTGCCCATGGTGCCAAAGTCTGGCCGCGATGGTGGCTTGAACACATATTCTGGCACCGGGGAGGATGGAGGGTCTGAATCGTTGGGATCAATTGACAAAAATGACAACGAGCATAAGAAAAGGTTTACAGGCACAAATCCCTGTGCAGTCTTTCTTGACCTCATAAATTAGAGGAATCTCCACATTTGTAACTGTGAGTTTCacaatgtcagaaaacattagaaaatgttcacataagattgaaaaaaagaagttttacAATGTATGCATTCTATGTCAAATGAGAGCAGACATATAGAAGTCCTTTTTGTAAATGGTTACCGTTAGCACAAATTATACGACATACAACTGTGGGATAAGCTGTAGGATGtagtttgtgctgctgtttgaacTGTATTGGAgagatgtttcttttatttagtcTACCTGCATTTTTATAAATgggtggacaaaatattagaaacactTGTCCGTATAATGCAATACAATTCAACAGAAACCACAAACTGCCGCCTCTGAAATGACCATtaagttgaatcaacacctgGCTGAAACATCCTTCGATGTTTCCATGAAACAAATAAGAAGCAGTCGGTTGTTTTTATACAACACAGGACTTTAAGAGGTGTCATccattaatttgtttttattctggacAATATGCAATAAGCTTTCATCATTGGTCGACATGCTGAACCAAGAAGCTCAATATCTGCAACTTCAGATATTACAGCCAGACCAACAGAGCACTCTCTCTATTTCCCTCAGTGCCTTATCTTTGTACTCCAGCTCCGTTCATTCAAGCAGAGTAACACCCATCAAACCTAACAATATATGGTGGGTGTCGTTGAAAGGCATTTAGTGTGTAAAAGTGCACTGCTATTCAGCACACAAGACGAGGTGCATTTAAAGGAAGGTGACAACCTAAAATGACAGCGTCTCCTTTCGAATCTCATGTTTAGCACCAAAgcacctctcctctttccttttgaaGTCATTATTCAGTCAGAAGGTTATAATGTACATTGAATGAATAAGTACAGCGATGCTTGAAGGGTTTTCAAAAAAGCATAATGTTGCCACTAACCCTGGCCCGCTGCAGAGATCAGTTTAAGGCTTGATAAACCCAAATATGGGAGAAGCTTACCAGAACTTAATGACCCGGAGGAACGGGCTCCCTCAACCATCTCAGTAGctacagggggaaaaatgacaTGTTAGGACTGCTGGAAAATCCATTTGGTCTTATACACAGTGTACATCTGAGTCACTCAACAAAGGACATACAAGTTAACATTTTCCCTTGCGGCGAGAAGAGGCAAAGTTCAGATTGCCACCCTGTTTAACTTGAACATTTCCATTGCAAACACCCGCTTCATTCTAGCATGTCTTGCTTTCTTATCGCGTACACAGAGCCGCCACCGTCTACAATCCAGTTCGACTTTTACAAAACGCTTATCAACATACACGCCAGAGCAATGGTGCAAGCTGGCAATCTGACTGTGCCGAAAACCACCCGTGCTCCTGGGAATAGACTGATGCATCACGTCAATTTATATTTCTGTTCAACAACAAAGATGCGTCCTGTTACACAAATCGAACATTACGACAATACAATTACTAAATTTGAGGaaaatgcaatgtaatgttttattgtttgtcctgTTTGATACTCAGGATAGAAATGCAGTGATGGGGGTAAAATCCTATATGAACAACAAATGCTTCAATATTTCAACACAGTCTATGGACCACTGGTAGTCAGGTGTTGAACTGTAACTGTACCTAACCTCGGTCAAACTTCATATGCCTACTTCTCGCCATCTTTTAAACATTCCATGTCATACAGTCCATGCATGATTGGCAGGGCATCGGGAAAATTATTTTGTGGGCAAAAACTGTCAACTAGATCTGCCTCATGTAAGTGGCTACAGTTAGCAGCGCATAGCTAAGATTGATGATGAGATTAGATAGCGATTGTCAGTCGCTAAACATTGCTTCAACTCTATGCTTTGCGTTAAACTGCGGGGCACTGAAATACACAAGCTGTGACAGTAGTCGTGTGATTTATTGAGATAATACACGCCGGTCGATCCCAACTCGTGAAATTTCATCGGGAAGCCAACAACAACTTCATGAAACGAGGCACCGCTGAAGCTAACTTGGCTAGCAGCAGCTCGTTGTTGTTGCACGCTAGCTAAGATTACCTCTCCTACTAATGCCCCCACTTAAGACTGGAACGAGATGTCTTTTGATTGAACGGACTGGTCGACTTCGATGACAAATAGCCGTGAGACAGGAGTGGCGCCCGTCTTTCAGCAACAATTCGCTGCAGTGTGGCAGCAAAACGCCGCAACTAGGGAGTTATTTTTTGCTAGCCGCATCAATTAGCtgatgctaatgttagctacaGCACTTACCTCCAGCAGAGGAATACATTTTGTCGACTTTCTGAGCGTGAGTCGTGGACGTACAGATACTCCACTTTATTTTCGCCAAATTCCACCTAAACTCATGCGTGGTCGAGACGtgttaatatttacaaaacTGAGGGAAGAAGCCCAGCTCGGAAATAAAGGTATTTAGTTAGCGAAGTGGTAAATATTCGGAGTCTCTCATCCTCTGTACGGCCCCATCCCCCCAACACACAAAACAGGAGCGAAAGAGCCCATGCAGGACGAGAGCGTTCCCTCCCATCTACTTCCGTCTTTGTTCACTTCCCGTAAGACCAAGTACCCAAAGGCGCATTTTTGTTGGAAACGATGTGTTTATACCACCAACACAATAACTACAGCTGTTGAAACACCAAACCTTTTAATTGAAATTCCATTTTCGAAATGCTGACACACAAGTCTTTCCGATCCAACGGACAACAGTTTGTTTCTTAGGACGTGAATAAGACGGGAACTATCTTGGTAGATTAACTCTTCGGTGACGTCAGACGCGGGATGCGCGGTCTAAGCGTTGACCCTTGATTCAAAccggaaaaacaacagcaaatagTTTTGTGgatttaatatatacatatattgaaTGTGTTTACGACGCTACACGGTGTGGTTAACAATACTGTGCCGGTTtgagaaaatgcaaaatgcaaacagAATTGGTAAAATGATGTCAACAAGTCGGAGACCACGGGAAGAAATTGGCGGAGTGGATAGGAGAAGTACTTCCGGGTGCTGAAGAAGGTAAGCTAACAGAGCTAACACCAAAGTCTAGTGACTAGTTCAGTCGTTGATAAGAAACAAACTTTAATTTGTACAAGAGGGGTCGACAACGACGAGTCGTTTGGTACGATTCACTGTGGACTTCAAGCAGTcgaaacactgacattttgcCCAAATACATTAtctatattaataatattattataattaacaCTAATTGTAGCATGGGCAAAATGTTCGGCTCTCTACCCATTGGTATTTATTagtacatttttcaaactttttttttttagcggATAAGAATCCTTCCTGTTCTTGAGTTCATACATTTCAACCAGTCTTCCTCC from Scophthalmus maximus strain ysfricsl-2021 chromosome 22, ASM2237912v1, whole genome shotgun sequence includes the following:
- the ago2 gene encoding protein argonaute-2 isoform X1, with protein sequence MYSSAGATEMVEGARSSGSLSSDPNDSDPPSSPVPEYVFKPPSRPDFGTMGRTIKLQANFFEMEIPKLEVYHYDIDIKPEKCPRRVNREIVEHMVQHFKTQIFGDRKPVYDGRKNLYTAMPLPIGRDKVELEVTIPGEGKDRSFKVAIKWVSCVSLQALHEALSGRLPSVPFETIQALDVVMRHLPSMRYTPVGRSFFTPSEGCSNPLGGGREVWFGFHQSVRPSLWKMMLNIDVSATAFYKAQPVIEFMCEVLDFKSIEEQQKPLTDSQRVKFTKEIKGLKVEITHCGQMKRKYRVCNVTRRPASHQTFPLQQENGQTIECTVAQYFKDKYKLILRYPHLPCLQVGQEQKHTYLPLEVCNIVAGQRCIKKLTDNQTSTMIRATARSAPDRQDEISKLMRSANFNTDPYVREFGVMVRDEMTEVNGRVLQAPSILYGGRNKAIATPIQGVWDMRNKQFHTGIEIKVWAIACFAPQRQCTELLLKAFTDQLRKISRDAGMPIQGQPCFCKYAQGADSVEPMFRHLKYTYQGLQLVVVILPGKTPVYAEVKRVGDTVLGMATQCVQVKNVQKTTPQTLSNLCLKINVKLGGVNNILLPQGRPLVFQQPVIFLGADVTHPPAGDGKKPSIAAVVGSMDAHPSRYCATVRVQQHRQDIIQDLATMVRELLIQFYKSTRFKPTRIIYYRDGISEGQFNQVLQHELLAIREACIKLEKDYQPGITFVVVQKRHHTRLFCMDRNERVGKSGNIPAGTTVDTKITHPSEFDFYLCSHAGIQGTSRPSHYHVLWDDNHFTSDELQVLTYQLCHTYVRCTRSVSIPAPAYYAHLVAFRARYHLVDKEHDSAEGSHTSGQSNGRDHQALAKAVQIHQDTLRTMYFA
- the ago2 gene encoding protein argonaute-2 isoform X2; this translates as MYSSAGATEMVEGARSSGSLSSDPPSSPVPEYVFKPPSRPDFGTMGRTIKLQANFFEMEIPKLEVYHYDIDIKPEKCPRRVNREIVEHMVQHFKTQIFGDRKPVYDGRKNLYTAMPLPIGRDKVELEVTIPGEGKDRSFKVAIKWVSCVSLQALHEALSGRLPSVPFETIQALDVVMRHLPSMRYTPVGRSFFTPSEGCSNPLGGGREVWFGFHQSVRPSLWKMMLNIDVSATAFYKAQPVIEFMCEVLDFKSIEEQQKPLTDSQRVKFTKEIKGLKVEITHCGQMKRKYRVCNVTRRPASHQTFPLQQENGQTIECTVAQYFKDKYKLILRYPHLPCLQVGQEQKHTYLPLEVCNIVAGQRCIKKLTDNQTSTMIRATARSAPDRQDEISKLMRSANFNTDPYVREFGVMVRDEMTEVNGRVLQAPSILYGGRNKAIATPIQGVWDMRNKQFHTGIEIKVWAIACFAPQRQCTELLLKAFTDQLRKISRDAGMPIQGQPCFCKYAQGADSVEPMFRHLKYTYQGLQLVVVILPGKTPVYAEVKRVGDTVLGMATQCVQVKNVQKTTPQTLSNLCLKINVKLGGVNNILLPQGRPLVFQQPVIFLGADVTHPPAGDGKKPSIAAVVGSMDAHPSRYCATVRVQQHRQDIIQDLATMVRELLIQFYKSTRFKPTRIIYYRDGISEGQFNQVLQHELLAIREACIKLEKDYQPGITFVVVQKRHHTRLFCMDRNERVGKSGNIPAGTTVDTKITHPSEFDFYLCSHAGIQGTSRPSHYHVLWDDNHFTSDELQVLTYQLCHTYVRCTRSVSIPAPAYYAHLVAFRARYHLVDKEHDSAEGSHTSGQSNGRDHQALAKAVQIHQDTLRTMYFA